The stretch of DNA GTCGGTCTGCTAATTGGAACCGAAATGCTGACGTGGCACTTTGatgaggtggataggctgcatgtcaagagaaataagatagtggggatcaactatttaggtattatagatattATAGATCATAGATACCCCAGCTCGCATGATGAATTGGTCAGATCCGCCGCTTTCTAGCCGCTGGATTAATTCCATATTTTCTTTTTTGACGCTGTAACGGCGGGCTTACGCCGGCCTGAACGATATATTAATGAGCGGTAACAATTACAACCAAGCATGGCAGAGGTACATGAGTAGAGGGGTGAGAGAGGAAGAAGAACTTGTTCCATAGGCTACATTCTCGCCGCAAGATGGAACAACATAGTACTCCAGTCGCGGAGCATGGTTTGCTTTTGCTCGATGGTACATCTATTGGACCATAGCAAAAGGTCGTCCGCTTTTGTGTAGATCGTGGTGTTCAGCTCTGAAGACTTTAGCATTTCGTCTCTTCCATATGTTCCATAAGATCGCAATGATGACCGTGGATCTGGTTTTGTCAGTCAAATGGCCGCCCCAGCAAGAGATGATGGAGTCAGGCGGCTCATGACAAATGCTGTTGAGTTCGGCCCATACAAGGCTGACCTGACGGCAAGAGAACAGTAGGTGATTGATAGTCTCGGGGGTGTTGCAGAATGGGCATTTATCTGAGGTCGCGATGCCCCTTCTCAAGCGACGCTCGTTGGTGTAGAGTCTGTCTTTGTGGGCCAGCCATAGGAACAGCCTGCATTTGTTCGGAGCATAGTTCTTCCAGATCGCTGCTGCAGTCGGGTCAATCAGATGATTTGCCCACAGTGCACCATACGCTAGGCTCGTGGTTAGCGGCTTGCCCTCGATCCTGCTGATTCTCCTGTCAGGTACCTGTTCATTCAAGGAAAACGTGGCGAGCAAAGCTCGTATATTATGCAGATCGCCTTCAGCTGCGTGGGACAATCTCGGGGCAAGGGTTGTATTCAGAGAAGGTTGTGGATTAATTCCATTTCAGGCTTAAGATCTACCGTCAGTTCTTCAACAATCTTCAGATTAACTCTCGGGCATCCGCCTTTGTTCCCGACTTCCTGTATGCACTGAAATACAAGAAGGGGAGATGCATAAAGCTAGCAGAAGAGCAGACAGGCAGATCGAGCGCAGGTGTGAGGCAAGACAGTCGGCATAGATGTAGATAGTCTTTAGCTCAGCAGAAACCAAATAGATCATTCAGAAGTCACTAGAAGATGGGTGGATTCGAGAGCAAAGAATATAGATCACTCAATCGATTGTTCAAGTTTCAAAAGAAGAAATCGGCCTTATGCTTGTAGCTGGGATAGCTACAGGAATTAAAGATGGAGACAAAACATCGCAAAGCAGCAGGATCATGATGCCAATTGAGCAATGTTTTGAATCTTCCGAGCCAGTCGAATCGAGGAAACTATCGAATGCAGCATACAGATGCGAGTTGCACAAAGCCGTACCAAAAAAACACAAAGATATGAAATTGTATGCAGTTAATTCTAAGCAAAGGGCAGTCTGTATACGGGTCGGTGCCCCAACACAAATATTAACAAGTGGCAGGATGAACTCTTTTCCGCAGCACACTATCTCCGAAGGATGGTGAACAAGCTTTACTACATATATATGCCAGACCATGTATATAATATACATCTATCTTGGCAAAGGAAATACAGGCCAGGAAGCACATGCGACTATGCGAGCCAGCCTAATAGGCAAATAGCCAGCACATCAGGTCCGAGTACACGATGGAACAATGAGCATATATAAAATTGCCTGGGAACAAACACCATCCCAGCTTACTTGCAATCAACACATAACAAGTGACAATGTTCATAGTTGTACCACAACAAACAACACCACGCACACACACGCATATCACCACCATCATCGTTCATGCTTACAAATTACAATCACCACATACCCGACAGTTCATACTGTAATAAGCAACCACACATGCAGAATGAGCAAGCAGCGACATGAGCGCTCATGAGCTCGTGTGTGCTGCATAAGCTGAATGCCCACTCTGATTTATTTCACATTTGCTCGAGAGCTCTGAGCAAAGATAATCATACCAAACCAAACCGGAAGCCACAGCAAGGCAACACAGATGTAgagagaacaacacaaactaatcaAGCGGGAAGCAGGGCAAGCAACACATAGTCACACGGCAGGAAAGCTTCAGTTATGTAGGAGGCAGCACTGCATGCACGGCGATCATGCATATTGCGTTGCAATAAGCTCAATATCAATCCACGGAAGAGATCGATTACCTGCAGCATACAAACCAGCAATGGTATGAATGATCAATCACAcatactactacaatactagtctgATTTTTTGTATGTAGACAAAAGAGAGTAATAATTTGGTTCAGCACAAGAGCTTACTAGCACAGTGTATGTATGTACTAGATGTAAAGCTCACCTGAGTATGGTGCCTCTGGGCAGCTGGGGTTTGTAGTACACCGAGTGGCTCGGCTTGTAGAGGGAAGGGTGATGGTACTTCTCCAACCCGTCCCACTCTAGGTTGTCCCACCATTCCTTCTCGCAATCCACCATGGGCGGCTTGGTGTTGCGTCCGATAGCAGGCAGACGCTCGAGGCTCCAGCAGCCCCTGATCTTGATGATCTTGAGTTTAGACGCAAATATCCTACGACCACAGATGTAATGCAGCATGGGGAGCTCGTGCAGGTGGATGCGCCTCAGCATGGGACATTCTAGAATATTATCCTGCTCTTGAAGCTCAAGGCTCAAAGGGAACACCTGCCTAAGATCTCCGCACCACAATATCTCTAGGGTAATCAAATGGGTCATCAAGCCACCTGGACGTATGGACACCGAGAGCACATGTACGAGCCTGGGGCAGTAGTCCAGGTGCAAGAAATCCACGTATTCACAATAACCTTCTATTGGCATGCTATAGATGTGGCGTGCAGAAAGGAGCTGGGATGCCATAACCGACACACAGCACCGCGCTGGGGAACGGCGAAGACTGTGCGCAACTTGGGGCACCTCTCAACCAGGCACCATCCTAGATCATACCATCCTGGTCCTTGGGGAGGTGCAGATATACTGGTGATGGACGAGTTATCATACACGTGCAGCGATGTAGCAGTCTGATATATAATGTCAGGCAATGATAAAGCGCTAGTACTAGCACTTAAAGCATTCTCCAAAAGTTTGTTGCCCTACCTGTGCATGATCACCTTTATGATACATGTCGGTCGGTTCCACTTTGTAACTATCTTGGGGCACTCCCATATAATCATCACTTCAACTGGGCCAGTCTTCAAGACGTACTCAGAGCTCACGATGGTACTTGTTTCTGGTTGGGCCTGCACTAGTTTGTTGCCATTCATTCCTTGGGCGTAGCTACCACCAACAGTAGCTGCAGGACAAATATCAATGTGTACGGATGCATGTTTAAAAAAAATTCTTACAGAAGCAAGCGACCTAAGAAGCCTTGTTTCTGTAAGAGTAATCCGCCATCCACCCTTAAACGTTTCTTCTTTATACTGTTGGAGGGATCGATCAGCATGTGGAACTGCAAGTGGTGCCTCCCCTGCGTAAGCTGATGTTAATGttgttcgcaaaaaaaaaagctgaTGTTAATGTTGAGGTGGTGTCAATGTGCAGCACTTCCGGCCACCATCCATCTGTCACACGCAGTGCCCATACAATTGTGCCGAGCTTCTCGCAGCCTAGCAGGATAATCCGCTTAGGGAGTGATTTGGCTTCCACTCCTCTGAGGTCAAGAGTTTTCACACTTGTACCCGATAGGTCCAGCTCCTCGAGACCCCTCGAAATTCTTTTCATGTACAAGTTCTTCAATTCCTTATAGCCCTTAAAAGATTTTTTTTTAAACCATCAAATTCATCAATAATCACGGTCTTGAGGCTACTGTTGCTTGCCATGCCTTGTCTGATGATGTTTCCGAAAAATCAAGAAGCTCCATATTTTCCATCTCCGAGAGCATGTTGTCACTGAAGAAGCACGTGGACTTTGTTACCCGGAACTTGCGAATGTTACGCAGCCGTCCTCGCAAATGGCTCATGTCCCAGTTTTCAGCTCCCATCACGTTTAGCTCCCTGAGCTGGGTCATTAGATCCATCACCCTTGTGGACCAGATCTGATCCCAACCTGTGTAGCGCAGGTCAAGCACCCACAAGCTCTGGAAGCATTCCCACGATGTCGTGGTCCTGTTGCCCAACTCCTTGTTTGCCTCTATGGTGATGATCTGTTGTACTTCTCCCTGTTACGAGGTCTCGGCAATGTTCAAGCCACAGGAATCTCAGGCTATGGCAACAGAGGAATGGAGGCGATGAGAAACTGAAGGCACACCTTGAGAGCTTGAGCACGCCGAGCATGTGCGAGTGCGAAAACATATTCTCAGGAATTACACCGGAGGGGCTCACTACAAATCCGGAAGTTGAAGTTGTTGTCGATATCCAGTACGGCATGTGCTCAGCAGACTTTGCCAGGTGATAGGAAGCCATTCCTGCTGATTCATCATTCTTGAGACGGGTGTCAATGTTCAAGAATGGCATCTCATGCTGCAAAACATCACCAACTCTCCATGCTCTGTCAATGTCTGTCAGTGCAATGATGCCATCGCATATCCAATAGTTACTGGTGTGGATAGCCCTGTCGTAGTCAATGATGCGAGAGCCAATCCAAGATTGCTTCAACATATACAAGACGCACTGAGCAGCAATAGCTGGATCGATGATGACATGGCCATACTTATTGCTGGAAACTTGTGCAGCCTCGTGGCTCACTAGATATGACCAAAGCTCCCGTGGATCTTGCCTATCTCCTGAAGCTGAAAGAAGAACACCTGTTGTTGTGCTCTTCTTCACACTGTCTATCATCTTGGGATCAAGCCGAAACCTCCCTTGGAAAGTCCACAACATCTTGCTACTAGAATATCGATCTAAAGAAAGACCGAAGTCGAATATATCAATCTCCTCAATGCTTCCATTGTGCAGGATCACCAAGAATCTCTGATTCTGTGTTCTTTGATAGATCTCTCTGACAACTTGTGCTATCTCAGTTCGAGAGCCTTCATCTAATCCATTGAAATCATCCTCCTCATCTTGCTTGTCAAATATCTCCATCACCCAGTTGGGAAGGTTCAGCTGCTCTGCTATTTCCCTCTgcattgctcttctgctcttccacTTTGAGCAGTCAATGTGGATGATTTTCTCAAACTCTAGCCCTGCAGGCCTCTTTGACAGCTCATTTGATACTTCAAGGCGTTTGGCTACGGCTTGCAGGACGGAAGATGCCCCAAGACCATCCCAGCCATCAAAATAGATGGCATTCTCTCTGCTGCTTGTAGTGTGTTTCCCAAGTTCAACGAGAATCCTTTCGAcggccacatcaatggtgtccgccTTGATAACCTGCATATGTGTACAGGGAGGTGAGGTGAGAATCGGTCCAAACTTCAAACTTGGAATTCAGTACTAACAAAAAAACAAGCTATAAGGTGACCCATGTATTGGGCTATTGGCAATATTCTGATGCATGACTAACTGTTTTTTAAGCTCCATTAACtgagctgcaaaataaacacatgcatgatccaaattaactaacgaccatgctggcAGGCATAGACAAAACTTTACCCCAAAATCGACCGTAATTATCTATATTGCAAACTGCTTTTGAATGGATAGAAAATATATATAACACGCAGAATGGAATGAAAGGTGATTTGTAAGTGCAAAAGTACCTCTGTACGCATGATGAATTGATCGGGTCTGCCGGTCTCTAGCCTCTAGATGAAGTCATTTTCGGGCTCAAGATCGACCACTCAGCTCTTCAGCAATCTCCATATATACTAATATGTTGACCAGTAGTTGATCAGTTCCGGACTTCCTAACTACATTGAGATACAAGTAGAAGCGATAAACAAAGCTAGCTTAGATAAATCTACAGCTCGACAAGCAGATTTAGTACAGGTGTAAGATGAGCTAGTTACATATATACCTTGGTTAAGTGAAGAAATGGCACTATGTAGAGAATCTGTAGGTCGATAGAAGCCAAGTAGATCGTTCAGGTGCCACTATAAACTGGCTGGATTGGagagcaaaaacaagaaaaaacagccGTGCTACATGGTACGGCGGGATAAACTTGTGAGGTGCTTATTTCTTGTGCTTACACACAAATGCCTTGCACAGACTAGAAGCAAGCGGTTCTATTCCTTACCTTTCCCTTTTCCATATTCCCAATCCATGCCAGGATTACCTTTTGCTTTAGCTAAATATAAAAAACAGTTCTTTGCTTGCAGCTGGCTAGCTGCCCGCAAGATTTAaagataaagatacaagattgcaaTGATGTCTGCTCACTGTCCAATCTTCCAGCTAATTGAAAAACTTTTGTGTCTCTCAAGTCTCAAGCCATTCGGATTGAAGAAACTCCGAAGTAGGGAAACCAAATTTGGATTTCAACTTGAATTGCCATTACACTAGTAGCAAAAGGgttaaatgtgaagcacattagtgccggtttgaatttgagtcggcactaatgtgaccattagtgccggttccaacggctaggcgggcgggcatcattagtaccggttcgtgggcaacctttagtaccggtccatgccacgaaccggtactaatgaggccagtGCGGCTGTGATCAGGCTGAGGCCCCCacgaaaacctttagtaccggttcatggcatgaaccggtactagagtttcttagtaagctgatttttagtcccacctcgccaagagagagacaatatgagcggtttataagccgtgagtgcagagacaatgacgaagagacgcaatgctcacctgcacgttgattagcttcaagcctttcggaatagcatagattgcactgagttaTGTGcaatgcagtctacactattccgaaaggcttgaagcaaattaaccagcattctacctcttttttatttttaataacttatttgaactccggacttcttctgttccatatgcagcattcaaagcgacgtcatcaatttccaacatgttctgacatcatttgttgtttttcagtcatttacctaattgtttagagagctaaatgaccatgaaattgaaaatcactacaaaatgaattctgaaaatgttgaaatttgtaatggtattatcatttcacccgcatagcatgt from Triticum dicoccoides isolate Atlit2015 ecotype Zavitan chromosome 6A, WEW_v2.0, whole genome shotgun sequence encodes:
- the LOC119315479 gene encoding uncharacterized protein LOC119315479 — translated: MRTEVIKADTIDVAVERILVELGKHTTSSRENAIYFDGWDGLGASSVLQAVAKRLEVSNELSKRPAGLEFEKIIHIDCSKWKSRRAMQREIAEQLNLPNWVMEIFDKQDEEDDFNGLDEGSRTEIAQVVREIYQRTQNQRFLVILHNGSIEEIDIFDFGLSLDRYSSSKMLWTFQGRFRLDPKMIDSVKKSTTTGVLLSASGDRQDPRELWSYLVSHEAAQVSSNKYGHVIIDPAIAAQCVLYMLKQSWIGSRIIDYDRAIHTSNYWICDGIIALTDIDRAWRVGDVLQHEMPFLNIDTRLKNDESAGMASYHLAKSAEHMPYWISTTTSTSGFVVSPSGVIPENMFSHSHMLGVLKLSRCAFSFSSPPFLCCHSLRFLWLEHCRDLELGNRTTTSWECFQSLWVLDLRYTGWDQIWSTRVMDLMTQLRELNVMGAENWDMSHLRGRLRNIRKFRVTKSTCFFSDNMLSEMENMELLDFSETSSDKGYKELKNLYMKRISRGLEELDLSGTSVKTLDLRGVEAKSLPKRIILLGCEKLGTILTQGRHHLQFHMLIDPSNTTVGGSYAQGMNGNKLVQAQPETSTIVSSEYVLKTGPVEVMIIWECPKIVTKWNRPTCIIKTATSLHVYDNSSITSISAPPQGPGCMPIEGYCEYVDFLHLDYCPRLVHVLSVSIRPGGLMTHLITLEILWCGDLRQVFPLSLELQEQDNILECPMLRRIHLHELPMLHYICGRRIFASKLKIIKIRGCWSLERLPAIGRNTKPPMVDCEKEWWDNLEWDGLEKYHHPSLYKPSHSVYYKPQLPRGTILR